The following proteins come from a genomic window of Theileria equi strain WA chromosome 2 map unlocalized gcontig_1105316255037, whole genome shotgun sequence:
- a CDS encoding conserved hypothetical protein (encoded by transcript BEWA_039930A): MYFFLIGRLISRNIAGFGKNRRGFSSSIDVGKDNNGSGVVKGPDSDPNGVMGPPSNSTGQLDDSDYVFSFDPMLKSKVIQISGDCQGSDFSRKIQTARDFIKSGHRVEVVIYTKQGKTTKTQTDKVIEAIHSALPRQIDIVYSHLSDIAKPFTIKSRSRGHARQFIIKFWPI; this comes from the exons ATGTACTTTTTTCTCATTGGACGTTTAATCTCCAGGAATATCGCAGGGTTTGGCAAGAATCGCCGGGGTTTCAGCTCCAGCATCGACGTTGGCAAA GATAATAATGGGTCTGGAGTAGTCAAAGGACCGGATTCTGATCCAAACGGCGTCATGGGTCCACCCAGTAACAGCACAGG GCAACTCGATGACTCGGATTATGTCTTCTCATTCGATCCGATGCTAAAGTCTAAAGTCATTCAAATCTCTGGAGATTGTCAAGGATCAGACTTTTCGAGAAAAATTCAAACTGCCAGAGACTTTATCAAATCCGGACATAGAGTAGAAGTTGTAATCTACACGAAACAGGGGAAAACTACAAAAACCCAAACGGACAAAGTGATAGAAGCCATACACTCTGCATTACCAAGACAAATCGATATCGTATATTCACACCTTTCAGACATTGCAAAACCATTCACAATAAAAAGCAGGTCTAGAGGTCATGCCAGACaatttataataaaattTTGGCCAATATGA
- a CDS encoding conserved hypothetical protein (encoded by transcript BEWA_039940A) — MGISSLIPYITSKYPSLIVASTSFEYLAGRQIFIDCNSVLRRSLYGALNKTLEHRRSHYLRGTKHIDIKALRGHILNFAARPLMLLNSALSKISDIEVVFVIGSLPPFRSKSYVNVLDTKDSRILSALVDHFEGRSEYKLCIGLRQEDVLTISERLMDRRAKVKIREDNIGRRCVEFCSSPSSYVLSDDTDVIAFGAPNVIRNYLGKTKCSCINHRDLLNAMELTRAQFIDYCILSGYKDFKVPEIYPGRAHEIIKRFKTLEDFFSSSFYVTLFNSKTGTALLKAHNMNLDEYTQQVLNFKALREELDIHKDFY, encoded by the exons ATGGGAATTAGCTCGTTGATTCCCTATATAACCTCCAAATATCCATCTCTCATCGTGGCAAGTACCTCTTTTGAGTACCTGGCTGGAAGACAGATTTTTATCGACTGCAATTCGGTCCTACGAAGGTCACTTTACGGTGCACTTAACAAGACCCTGGAACATCGACGCTCTCACTATCTACGAG GCACAAAGCATATAGATATTAAAGCCCTGCGTGGCCACATTCTAAATTTCGCGGCTAGACCTTTGATGCTTTTAAATTCAGCCTTAAGCAAAATTAGTGACATTGAAGTGGTGTTTGTGATCGGATCGTTGCCTCCTTTCAGATCAAAGTCATACGTTAATGTACTAGATACAAAAGATAGCCGGATCCTTTCTGCACTAGTGGATCATTTTGAAGGCAGGAGTGAGTATAAACTCTGTATAGGCCTAAGACAAGAAGACGTACTTACAATATCTGAAAGATTGATGGATAGACGTGCAAAGGTGAAAATTAGAGAAGATAACATAGGAAGACGATGTGTTGAATTTTGTTCAAGCCCTTCAAGTTATGTTTTATCTGACGATACTGATGTTATCGCATTTGGGGCCCCCAACGTTATAAGAAATTATTTAGGAAAGACCAAATGTAGTTGTATTAACCATCGAGATCTACTAAACGCGATGGAATTAACCAGAGCCCAGTTTATAGACTACTGTATCCTTTCTGGATACAAGGACTTCAAAGTACCGGAAATTTATCCTGGAAGAGCTCACGAGATTATAAAGCGTTTTAAAACTCTGGAAGACTttttttcatcttcattttaCGTCACTCTTTTCAATTCGAAAACTGGAACAGCGTTACTCAAGGCTCACAATATGAACCTTGACGAATATACTCAACAGgttttaaattttaaagCTCTTAGAGAGGAGCTAGACATCCACAAGGATTTTTATTGA
- a CDS encoding signal peptide containing protein (encoded by transcript BEWA_039960A): protein MKASVLLLLVLGICNSLGSDQVPEEVGGRDLAKEEENVDSTSSSTQNLRGKPVPDQANGVRDGGESQPSVLTDALNSVLNYGKSLLASSTPETNDKATPEKSTSENDGDVATKPEGEEEKAKEDHGTEPVTDPQAGGLLYSGASSLWEVGKSAVDYASPPLSYAYNQAAAGMQCASDYLEVKAPTLHSGLSFTGGLVSTGAGYLGQGVALATKGVIYAAPVVINGAWSAGEATYNAGVAAANYVYENAPTATSTAIDGAYYAGKVTYDTVANVANYVGDKFPITRSAVNGIWCAGETVFNAGATAGTFVGSCFSSAYKYMSGTPTPEVTGQNSEAKEDGTLKVPEEKELEKSQEAKTSEGGTAPGNNSPSGTGNVGTGVAMASAIPSASSVIGSATSLVSSAWGSVSNWISGK, encoded by the exons ATGAAAGCTTCGGTtcttctcttgttggtTCTGGGAATTTGTAACTCGCTAGGTAGTGATCAGGTCCCGGAAGAGGTGGGAGGAAGAGATTTGgccaaggaagaagaaaatgtcGACTCgacttcttcctccaccCAAAACCTCAGAGGAAAACCAGTTCCAGATCAAGCCAATGGCG TCAGGGATGGAGGAGAATCTCAGCCCTCAGTTTTGACAGATGCTCTCAATAGCGTATTGAATTATGGCAAATCATTGTTAGCATCCAGTACACCAGAGACTAACGACAAGGCAACTCCAGAGAAATCCACATCTGAGAACGATGGAGATGTTGCTACTAAACCTGAAGGCGAAGAAGAAAAAGCCAAGGAAGACCATGGCACTGAACCTGTTACTGACCCTCAAGCTGGAGGTTTGCTATATTCCGGGGCCTCCAGTCTCTGGGAAGTTGGCAAATCGGCCGTAGACTATGCTTCGCCGCCTCTATCATACGCCTATAATCAAGCGGCTGCTGGCATGCAGTGCGCTTCGGATTACCTAGAGGTAAAGGCTCCGACTTTGCACAGTGGACTTTCATTCACTGGTGGTCTGGTGTCGACTGGTGCTGGTTATTTAGGACAGGGAGTTGCCTTGGCAACAAAGGGAGTGATTTATGCTGCCCCGGTGGTTATAAATGGAGCATGGTCTGCTGGAGAGGCTACTTACAATGCGGGTGTAGCCGCTGCGAATTACGTCTATGAAAATGCTCCAACGGCCACTAGTACCGCTATTGATGGAGCATATTATGCCGGGAAAGTCACCTATGATACCGTTGCAAATGTTGCAAATTATGTTGGCGATAAATTCCCGATAACTAGGAGCGCTGTCAATGGAATATGGTGTGCCGGAGAGACGGTTTTTAATGCAGGTGCAACAGCCGGAACTTTTGTAGGATCATGCTTTTCATCGGCATATAAATACATGAGTGGAACACCAACTCCTGAAGTCACAGGTCAAAATTCAGAAGCCAAAGAGGACGGTACTCTCAAGGTTCCAGAAGAGAAGGAGCTAGAAAAATCTCAAGAAGCTAAAACTTCTGAAGGAGGAACTGCTCCTGGCAATAATAGTCCCAGTGGTACTGGTAATGTTGGAACTGGAGTAGCTATGGCCTCTGCTATTCCCTCCGCCTCTAGCGTCATAGGAAGTGCAACTTCGTTGGTTTCTAGTGCTTGGGGAAGTGTAAGTAATTGGATATCGGGAAAGTAA
- a CDS encoding hypothetical protein (encoded by transcript BEWA_039950A), with amino-acid sequence MEITAATLDAMIESKKDSHKAVVGTVNEIKANGGMEMHNGGKRTCEDGRMNDPTKASLVTCDSKGEIKCIDEPVCKAMSTNEPDYDVKSQEDRNAKFEKSSDDKVDNLHGDNDKMCTHESNKNNMHTCESDKEIKYKNEFVYNIGCDDESIDNVLYKTKSLDSEMFKVDKSAQTPTHEYKPCRIFTAECISAEGYKPYMSDYRDGADATNFANYNDCSYYPSIAHESTHVIPLLASIYSTLSKVITDFKSSYGTLERVQSMISWYKHFVDEHKRYACIDSPCCMDTENVPMTNSESNINCAMEILRNMETCTSMPDYTIMLQGSKCYRHSSSLHAEEFMESPFQASNINNPEDPSSVESLQLPISCLYSVETPQETRRMKTVEIESITVSGGIIQSIEDEERTKGSYTVDPSSAETPHALSSTYTFPLASRVTCNCLLKVVVNHAVAGLYIGKNGTHLKMLQEKYRFRLTQSGRGIRGDFTGVGYPCHRTNTTLLFDGPLVHILYALRPLYRIIQDDMLALDQESTRIVNGHTLRVKFELNLVVPVDRKRVLLQNAGKRCMQLRNTSGVDIIAGKQNFELGNIRESIVTLLGFDDAVERACEWLCIFIQDSDAISSGDYMFMEYPKYTLAVPEH; translated from the coding sequence atggagataacCGCTGCTACTTTAGACGCAATGATTGAATCCAAAAAGGACAGTCATAAAGCAGTAGTTGGAACCGTCAATGAGATTAAGGCAAACGGTGGTATGGAGATGCATAATGGAGGAAAGAGAACTTGTGAAGAcgggaggatgaatgatcCAACCAAAGCCTCTTTGGTCACCTGTGATTCAAAAGGAGAGATAAAGTGCATAGATGAACCAGTGTGCAAAGCCATGAGCACAAATGAGCCGGATTATGATGTAAAGTCTCAAGAAGATAGAAACGCAAAGTTTGAGAAGTCATCCGATGATAAGGTAGACAATTTGCATGGtgataatgataaaatGTGCACTCATGAGTCAAATAAAAATAACATGCATACTTGTGAGTCGGACAAGGAAATAAAGTACAAGAACGAGTTTGTTTACAATATAGGGTGTGATGATGAATCTATTGACAATGTACTATACAAGACTAAATCTTTGGACAGTGAAATGTTCAAAGTTGACAAATCTGCCCAAACACCAACACATGAATACAAACCCTGCAGAATATTCACCGCGGAGTGCATTTCAGCAGAGGGATACAAGCCATATATGAGTGATTACAGAGATGGTGCGGATGCAACAAACTTTGCAAATTATAATGACTGTTCCTATTACCCAAGTATTGCTCACGAATCCACGCATGTTATACCTCTTTTGGCTTCCATATATTCCACACTTTCCAAAGTCATTACCGACTTCAAAAGTTCCTATGGAACCCTAGAGAGGGTACAGAGTATGATTTCATGGTACAAGCACTTTGTTGACGAGCACAAGAGATATGCTTGCATAGATTCTCCTTGCTGTATGGATACAGAGAATGTTCCCATGACCAACTCTGAATCGAATATAAACTGCGCAATGGAGATTTTAAGGAATATGGAAACTTGTACGTCAATGCCAGATTACACGATCATGCTGCAAGGTTCAAAGTGTTACAGGCACTCTAGTTCATTGCATGCAGAGGAATTTATGGAGTCTCCATTCCAAGCATCAAATATCAATAACCCTGAGGATCCAAGTTCTGTGGAATCTCTTCAGTTGCCAATAAGTTGTCTGTACTCTGTGGAAACTCCACAGGAAACTAGAAGGATGAAAACTGTGGAAATAGAGAGCATAACCGTTTCCGGGGGAATCATCCAGAGTATAGAAGACGAAGAAAGGACAAAAGGCAGTTATACTGTGGATCCATCTTCTGCGGAGACTCCGCATGCATTATCCTCcacatacacatttccacTCGCCTCAAGGGTGACATGCAACTGCCTTTTAAAGGTAGTGGTAAACCATGCAGTGGCTGGTTTATATATTGGAAAGAATGGGACGCATTTAAAGATGCTGCAGGAAAAGTATAGGTTCAGATTAACGCAATCTGGGAGAGGTATACGAGGGGATTTCACAGGGGTCGGATATCCATGCCATAGGACAAATACAACTCTCTTGTTTGATGGCCCACTGGTACATATTTTGTATGCTCTGAGGCCGCTTTACAGAATCATTCAGGATGACATGTTAGCATTGGACCAAGAATCGACAAGGATTGTTAATGGGCACACTCTCAGGGTAAAGTTTGAACTAAACCTTGTAGTTCCCGTAGACAGGAAACGGGTATTACTTCAAAATGCCGGAAAACGATGCATGCAGCTAAGAAACACCTCTGGGGTTGATATTATAGCTGGGAAGCAAAACTTTGAACTTGGAAATATACGTGAAAGCATCGTCACACTCTTGGGGTTTGATGATGCTGTAGAACGAGCATGTGAATGGCtttgcatttttatccaaGATAGCGACGCAATCTCCTCTGGAGACTATATGTTTATGGAGTATCCCAAATACACACTTGCTGTACCAGAACACTAG
- a CDS encoding haloacid dehalogenase-like hydrolase family member protein (encoded by transcript BEWA_039970A) has product MKSCIFVYLVFAYRVVSSGDVDEEYGRGISSSYSAPPQTCTLPTFRSTLEFVKPEQPPKLFGIDFDETFYSLHDKDAFKKNVEAFAEAKKKEFIPFFCTGRSRDATFRLVGDNFVTETNYNGYPGVYQNGALVYDENGNVIYSQPLSKEFIRKTCELVTSNPSTGAVLFTRDGYYSPAKVTDPMSRYIQERELPDPEIKTTEEIVELEIYKIYLAANHLDFPGFEQGKDYVAKVDLPGSWDIGSGDLNKALGLKKLMEHYGIPPEECAFIGNGDNDIEAMELSNLSFAVGNAPAEVKKHAKIVLDKTCDQGAVAEALGLVYSL; this is encoded by the coding sequence ATGAAGAGTTGCATCTTCGTATACCTTGTATTTGCGTACAGGGTAGTCTCATCTGGCGATGTAGACGAGGAATATGGACGGGGgatatcttcttcatattcCGCACCTCCTCAGACATGTACTCTTCCGACATTTAGAAGTACTTTGGAGTTCGTAAAGCCGGAGCAACCACCAAAACTATTCGGAATAGACTTTGATGAGACATTTTACAGCCTCCATGACAAGGATGCATTCAAGAAGAACGTCGAGGCTTTCGCAGAAGCCAAGAAGAAGGAGTTTATTCCGTTCTTTTGCACGGGAAGATCGAGGGACGCAACCTTTAGGCTCGTTGGAGATAATTTTGTGACAGAAACCAACTACAACGGCTACCCCGGTGTATACCAGAATGGAGCCTTAGTGTACGATGAGAATGGCAATGTAATATATTCACAACCACTTTCCAAGGAGTTCATTAGAAAGACCTGCGAGTTGGTAACTTCAAATCCATCAACTGGAGCTGTATTATTTACCAGGGATGGGTACTATTCACCAGCCAAAGTTACGGATCCAATGTCAAGGTACATACAAGAAAGAGAACTTCCGGATCCAGAGATTAAAACTACAGAGGAAATTGTAGAATTAGAGATATACAAGATTTATTTAGCCGCTAACCATCTAGACTTTCCAGGTTTTGAGCAAGGGAAGGACTATGTCGCAAAGGTCGATCTTCCCGGATCCTGGGATATAGGCTCTGGAGACCTAAATAAAGCCCTTGGTCTCAAGAAGCTCATGGAGCACTATGGCATTCCTCCAGAGGAGTGCGCATTTATAGGCAACGGTGATAATGATATCGAAGCTATGGAGCTTTCTAACCTCTCATTCGCAGTTGGAAATGCACCCGCTGAAGTTAAGAAGCATGCAAAGATTGTGCTGGACAAAACCTGTGACCAAGGAGCAGTTGCAGAGGCCCTAGGACTTGTCTATTCTTTATAG
- a CDS encoding signal recognition particle 54kDa protein 2, putative (encoded by transcript BEWA_039980A): protein MVLAELSTQITQAFRKLHATTVISEAVIEEVIGDIVRALLLADVNVKLVHKLRENVKRLNKNNADMIGANKRRYLQKIVVDELVSMLTTEKKPFEPKKGRPNVIMFVGLQGAGKTTSCTKFAYHYQRKGWRTALICADTFRAGAFDQLKQNAAKVKISFFGSYSEANPAKVAADGVARFKAEKYDMIIVDTSGRHKQEDALFEEMKLIHDAVQPDEVIFVMDSHIGQACYDQAAAFNKAVDVGSVIITKLDGHAKGGGALSAVAATNSPIIFIGTGEHFDDFEQFEAKSFISRLLGFGDINGLVNTLKDVMNLDEKPDLMERLVNAKFTIRDMYDQFQSLLKMGPVGKVMSMLPGIPPELLAAGREQEGVARIKRFMIIMDSMTDEELDCIKPVTESRVLRIAKGSGSHPAEVVMLVDQHKLLQKMVGGMGKMGLTKDTAMQNMLRNPNQMLSKMQNFLDPRLLQQMGGPGTIMKLMKEFSQNDELGAFMKQGFKR from the exons ATGGTTCTGGCAGAGCTGAGTACGCAAATAACTCAAGCCTTTCGCAAATTACACGCCACAACTGTAATTAGTGAAGCG GTGATTGAGGAGGTGATTGGGGATATCGTAAGGGCGTTATTGCTGGCAGATGTCAACGTTAAGCTCGTCCACAAGCTCCGGGAGAATGTCAAGAGGCTCAATAAGAACAACGCAGACATGATCGGCGCAAACAAGCGCCGATACCTGCAAAAG ATTGTGGTTGACGAGCTCGTCTCCATGTTAACGACCGAAAAGAAGCCATTCGAACCTAAAAAGGGAAGGCCTAACGTAATCATGTTTGTCGGACTCCAGGGTGCTGGAAAAACAACCAGCTGTACAAAGTTTGCCTATCATTATCAGAGAAAGG GTTGGAGAACTGCCTTGATTTGCGCTGATACATTTCGTGCGGGTGCCTTTGATCAGCTTAAACAAAATGCGGCCAAGGTCAAgatttccttctttggaagtTATAGTGAAGCTAACCCTGCCAAGGTTGCCGCTGATGGTGTGGCCCGTTTCAAGGCTGAAAAATACGATATGATCATCGTCGATACCTCGGGTCGTCACAAACAGGAGGATGCACTATTTGAAGAAATGAAACTTATCCATGATGCGGTACAACCAGACGAAGTTATTTTTGTCATGGACAGTCATATCGGACAGGCTTGCTATGATCAAGCCGCAGCATTCAATAAGGCGGTTGACGTCGGATCCGTTATCATCACAAAGCTAGATGGGCACGCCAAAGGTGGTGGAGCGCTATCGGCAGTTGCTGCGACAAACTCTCCTATAATTTTCATCGGTACAGGAGAGCATTTTGATGACTTTGAACAATTTGAAGCAAAGTCTTTTATATCCCGGCTTTTGGGATTTGGAGACATAAACGGTCTCGTAAACACTCTAAAGGATGTAATGAATTTGGACGAGAAACCCGATTTAATGGAACGCCTCGTAAACGCCAAATTCACCATTAGAGATATGTACGATCAATTTCAAAGTTTGCTAAAAATGGGACCTGTGGGAAAGGTCATGTCCATGTTACCAGGAATACCTCCCGAACTTTTAGCAGCAGGGAGGGAACAGGAAGGAGTGGCTAGAATCAAGAGATTTATGATCATTATGGACTCCATGACTGACGAAGAGCTGGACTGCATAAAGCCAGTCACAGAGAGCAGAGTCTTGAGAATTGCCAAAGGGTCTGGATCACACCCCGCCGAGGTTGTCATGCTAGTGGATCAACATAAACT GTTACAAAAAATGGTTGGAGGCATGGGAAAAATGGGTTTAACAAAAGATACTGCAATGCAGAATATGTTGAGGAATCCAAACCAAATGTTGAGCAAGATGCAAAATTTCCTAGACCCAAGACTGTTGCAACAAATGGGAGGACCCGGTACAATTATGAAACTCATGAAGGAGTTTTCACAAAATGACGAATTGGGTGCTTTTATGAAGCAAGGATTTAAGAGGTGA
- a CDS encoding conserved hypothetical protein (encoded by transcript BEWA_039910A), whose product MNSMSSQSNGNDAVKKAAAFLAGFTSSQLFILIVSSGSYAVDRFMLPRSYVGLYINRTIIAFRLSTFFGSLLLNILVPSTKNFARSLPIISTISSWLYFLSFLALLLIYYNGGKKGHIMYYYCAIIFSSMVFGSNNVCLLGVIGKDVAYYIGSMQLSAIMVSAYQFLFTKIAKAWMVTNIPYKLIVGQLSLAVFVSGISAILWSVAYASEKIEAKETNFNGLGKALSPIMLTTLGFGMQNFFYPAIAPYKLTDVSTGYNIDLVVLFMSAIPGMTIFVLSQYGQGPNSPWDKSGWHDMWMFYVFEVLLGALFILSLHYPRVSDIFRMNNFWVLAILTIAYDWCVQVTRASGMGGAAMQEWDSHRGKSKRNPAMATVNAFGFSLAMLSFAFMGNGYLTTYKQAEQDRDNWPTKHFTTKKAFWYWYSSSAKGAYRACMTSYTRDIRSTILGKKEHLFIVYEDTPPEDEDPFFDLPFIKKKEEAECTPYPFVPPY is encoded by the coding sequence ATGAACAGTATGTCTTCGCAGTCGAATGGTAATGACGCTGTGAAAAAGGCAGCTGCCTTCTTGGCTGGCTTTACTTCTTCTCAGTTATTTATTCTCATAGTTTCTTCTGGGAGTTATGCGGTTGACAGATTCATGCTCCCTAGGAGTTACGTGGGATTGTATATTAACAGGACTATTATTGCCTTCAGGCTGTCTACATTCTTTGGATCGCTTCTTCTTAATATACTAGTACCCAGCACTAAGAATTTTGCTAGAAGTCTACCTATTATTTCTACAATATCAAGCTGGCTTTATTTCTTATCCTTTCTAGCTCTGCTACTGATATATTACAATGGAGGGAAAAAGGGGCACATCATGTACTATTATTGCGCAATTATTTTCTCATCGATGGTATTCGGTTCAAATAATGTCTGCCTTCTGGGAGTAATAGGGAAGGACGTAGCTTATTACATAGGTTCTATGCAGTTATCTGccatcatggtatctgCTTACCAGTTTCTATTCACAAAGATTGCAAAGGCATGGATGGTTACCAACATTCCCTACAAGTTAATTGTCGGACAATTATCACTTGCAGTGTTTGTATCTGGGATATCCGCAATATTGTGGTCTGTTGCATATGCGAGTGAAAAAATTGAAGCAAAGGAGACtaattttaatggactAGGTAAGGCCTTATCTCCAATTATGTTGACTACTTTGGGATTTGGAATGCAGAATTTCTTCTATCCTGCTATTGCTCCTTATAAACTGACTGATGTTAGCACTGGTTACAACATCGACTTGGTTGTCTTGTTCATGAGTGCAATACCAGGCATGACTATCTTTGTTTTATCTCAGTATGGTCAAGGTCCAAACAGCCCATGGGACAAATCAGGATGGCATGACATGTGGATGTTTTATGTATTCGAAGTATTACTTGGAGCCTTATTTATACTATCTTTGCATTATCCAAGAGTATCAGATATTTTTAGAATGAATAACTTTTGGGTTCTTGCTATCCTTACAATAGCATACGATTGGTGTGTTCAGGTAACTAGGGCTTCTGGGATGGGTGGAGCTGCTATGCAAGAATGGGATTCACATCGAGGTAAGAGCAAGAGGAATCCAGCTATGGCTACTGTTAATGcttttggattttcttTGGCCATGCTAAGTTTTGCATTCATGGGCAACGGATATCTCACAACGTATAAACAGGCTGAACAGGATAGGGACAACTGGCCTACTAAACACTTTACCACAAAAAAGGCATTCTGGTACTGGTACTCGAGTTCAGCCAAAGGTGCCTATAGAGCCTGCATGACATCTTATACGAGGGATATCAGAAGTACTATTCTCGGAAAGAAGGAGCATCTCtttattgtctatgaagatactccacctgaagatgaagatcCCTTCTTTGaccttccattcattaagaagaaagaggaagCTGAATGCACACCATATCCGTTTGTGCCTCCTTACTAA
- a CDS encoding hypothetical protein (encoded by transcript BEWA_039920A), producing the protein MAQSHAHIIDLTEKGVPGRSTNYSCSACKENAISIYSSNEDKYTKVTHTPGGFVGRLKNDHQDISGISITGHINTVTVYWYPLTGGSPLLIYFSLDSAWIKRVSKASNEWTPAVEDELNSEDDPKILELLKKINGNSEGPSAGDIAGYVAEGLTSGGVGTEAYNFFFNPNRSATRQIIRLLTRLI; encoded by the coding sequence ATGGCACAAAGCCACGCTCATATTATAGATCTCACAGAGAAGGGTGTTCCTGGTAGAAGCACTAATTACTCTTGTTCCGCTTGTAAAGAGAATGCTATTTCCATATATTCTTCGAACGAAGATAAATACACTAAGGTCACTCATACTCCTGGAGGCTTTGTTGGAAGACTAAAGAATGATCATCAagatatttctggaattaGCATCACTGGACATATAAACACTGTTACTGTTTACTGGTATCCTCTGACAGGTGGCAGTCCACTACTCATTTACTTTTCATTGGATAGTGCATGGATCAAGAGAGTTTCAAAAGCAAGTAATGAATGGACTCCAGCAGTTGAAGATGAATTAAATAGTGAGGATGACCCTAAGATTTTGGAACTTCTTaagaaaataaatggaaatagTGAAGGACCTTCTGCAGGAGATATAGCAGGTTATGTAGCAGAGGGCCTCACCAGTGGAGGCGTTGGAACTGAAGCGTATaacttcttcttcaacCCAAATAGAAGTGCTACAAGACAGATAATTAGATTGTTAACGAGGTTAATTTAA